From the genome of Streptomyces sp. V2I9:
AGGCCTCCACCCGGCGGGGCATCGGCCAGTAATCTCAGCCCCCATGGAGCAGAGGTATCTCGGCCGTACCGGCCTTCGCGTGTCCCGGATCGGGCTCGGCACCCTCACGTGGGGCCGGGACACGGACGAGCACGACGCCGCCGACCTGCTGAAAGCCTTCTGGGACGCGGGCGGCACCCTGGTGGACACCGCCGATGTGTACGGGGGCGGCGAGGCCGAACACCTGCTCGGGCGGCTCGTCGACAGCCTGATCCCCCGTCAGGACCTGGTCATCGCCACGAAGGCCGGGAACGTCCCCGACCCCTACCGCCGCGTCAACGGTTCGCGCGGGCACCTGCTGGCCGCTCTGGACGCGTCCCTGGAACGGCTCGGCACGGACTACGTGGACCTGTGGCAGGTCCACGCCTTCGATCCGGCGACCCCGCTGGAGGAGACGCTCCAGGCGGTGGACCAGGCCGTCTCCTCCGGCCGGGTCCGGTACGCGGGCGTGTCGAACTTCTGCGGCTGGCAGCTGGCGAAGGCCGCGACCTGGCAGCTCGCCACGCCCGGTGTGCGTACCCGGCTGGCCAGTACGCAGATGGAGTACTCGCTGCTCCAGCGGGGCATCGAGCGCGAGGTGCTGCCCGCCGCACTGGACCTGGGGATCGGGCTGCTGCCGTCCTCGCCGCTGGGACGCGGTGTCCTCACCGGCAAGTACCGCCAGGGCACCCCGTCCGGCTCGCGGGGGGCGTCCGAGCGGCTGGCCCCGTTCGTCGAGCCGTACCTCGACGACGCGGCGGCCCGGATCGTGGACGCGGTGGCGACGGCCGCGGACGGCCTGGCGACGAGTCCGCTCCAGGTGGCGCTCGCCTGGGTCCGGGACCGGCCCGGTGTGACCGCCCCGATCGTCGGCGCGCGCAACGCGGCGCAGCTCACGGAGGCTTTGTCGGTGGAGGTGCTTAGTCTTCCCTACGAGATCCGCCAGGCGCTCGACGATGTGTCGGCGCCCGTGCACCGCTATCCCGACCAGGACTGGAGCACCCTGTGACTGCGCTTCCCGGGGAAACCCCCGGCACGGACGACGCGACGGCCGAGGACGCGCCGGCCGCCGCCCCCGCGCCCGGGGACGGCGCCGAGCTCTCGGACGGCGGCTCCGAGACGCCTCCCGCCGCCGAGAACGGGGAGACCGGCACGCCCGAGACCGCGCCCGCGGACGGCACCGCGGACGCGACGCCCGAAGCCGACGCCTCCGACACCACACCGGGGGGCGGCTCCTCCGAGGCCACGACCGCCGCCGAGCTCTCGGAGGCGCAGGCCGAGCTGGCCGCACAGCGTGAGCTGCGGGAGCGGATCGAGAAGCGCAAGGCGGAGAAGGCCACGCCCATCTCCGCGGGCGGGGGTC
Proteins encoded in this window:
- a CDS encoding aldo/keto reductase: MEQRYLGRTGLRVSRIGLGTLTWGRDTDEHDAADLLKAFWDAGGTLVDTADVYGGGEAEHLLGRLVDSLIPRQDLVIATKAGNVPDPYRRVNGSRGHLLAALDASLERLGTDYVDLWQVHAFDPATPLEETLQAVDQAVSSGRVRYAGVSNFCGWQLAKAATWQLATPGVRTRLASTQMEYSLLQRGIEREVLPAALDLGIGLLPSSPLGRGVLTGKYRQGTPSGSRGASERLAPFVEPYLDDAAARIVDAVATAADGLATSPLQVALAWVRDRPGVTAPIVGARNAAQLTEALSVEVLSLPYEIRQALDDVSAPVHRYPDQDWSTL